In Cerasicoccus sp. TK19100, the following proteins share a genomic window:
- the hemW gene encoding radical SAM family heme chaperone HemW: MPFCATTCDFCAFYQEAPRRADLLRYLDGIERELDQWRAEWDARSDFLPALDAQAGLTVFFGGGTPGLLAAPDLARLCQAVRERAPGPIAEWTVEMAPSTVKADKVAAMREAGVNRISMGVQSFDESLLEKLGRRHSPKQVQQAYETLRAGGCDNVNLDLIFAVPGQTRAQWAEDMRRAIELQPEHLSTYCLTFEEDTKLWVKLSKGEFKRDVAQEAELYQFTWETLGAAGYPQYEVSNFARPGYACAHNVSTWHMGQWRGVGPSAASQWRNWRWSNPSDLNRWLDGLDQRTPETLPETAVDVVPLSPELLAADALIFGLRLNEGVDLAALRARFPSADWASYDALWAELLAESLVERQGDTLRLTDEGRMLADAVGGRILEAEV, from the coding sequence GTGCCCTTTTGCGCCACGACTTGTGACTTTTGCGCGTTTTACCAAGAGGCACCCCGCCGCGCCGACTTGCTGCGCTATCTCGACGGCATCGAGCGCGAGCTCGACCAATGGCGTGCCGAGTGGGATGCCCGCAGCGATTTTTTACCAGCCCTTGACGCCCAGGCCGGGCTCACGGTCTTTTTCGGCGGCGGCACCCCGGGGCTCCTCGCCGCGCCAGACCTCGCCCGCCTTTGCCAAGCCGTGCGCGAGCGCGCGCCGGGGCCCATTGCGGAGTGGACCGTCGAGATGGCACCTTCCACGGTCAAGGCGGACAAAGTCGCCGCGATGCGCGAGGCCGGCGTGAACCGAATTTCCATGGGCGTGCAGAGTTTTGACGAATCGCTGCTGGAAAAGCTCGGCCGCCGTCACAGCCCCAAACAAGTCCAGCAGGCCTACGAAACGCTCCGCGCGGGCGGTTGTGACAACGTCAACCTCGACCTGATCTTCGCCGTGCCGGGCCAGACCCGCGCTCAGTGGGCTGAGGACATGCGACGCGCCATCGAGCTGCAACCCGAGCACCTGTCCACCTATTGCCTGACCTTCGAGGAGGACACCAAGCTATGGGTCAAGCTGTCCAAGGGCGAGTTCAAGCGCGACGTCGCGCAGGAAGCCGAGCTGTATCAGTTCACCTGGGAGACGCTCGGTGCCGCCGGTTATCCGCAATACGAGGTGTCGAACTTCGCGCGCCCAGGTTACGCTTGCGCGCACAACGTTAGCACCTGGCATATGGGCCAATGGCGCGGCGTGGGCCCCTCGGCCGCCAGCCAATGGCGCAACTGGCGCTGGAGCAACCCCAGCGACCTCAACCGATGGCTCGATGGGCTCGACCAACGCACGCCCGAGACCTTGCCCGAAACCGCGGTAGACGTCGTACCACTCTCGCCCGAGCTGCTCGCCGCCGATGCGCTGATCTTCGGCCTGCGCCTCAATGAGGGCGTGGACCTCGCGGCGCTGCGGGCGCGTTTTCCTTCCGCCGACTGGGCCAGCTACGACGCGCTTTGGGCGGAACTGCTCGCGGAAAGCCTGGTCGAACGGCAAGGCGACACCCTCCGCCTGACCGACGAAGGCCGCATGCTGGCGGATGCCGTGGGCGGGCGTATTTTGGAGGCCGAGGTTTAA
- a CDS encoding GNAT family N-acetyltransferase, translating to MIRPYQPDDYLAIAEIFPRAVHEIACAVYTPEQCHAWSETKPNPDHWRQRCEQKQPFIYERDGEVVGFLELEPDGHIDCCYVHPKAARSGVGTALIQHAVATAFARGLDRLHVEASICAKPVFEKQGFRVLYENNVNIRGVDLINYKMELKKV from the coding sequence ATGATTCGCCCTTACCAGCCCGACGACTACCTTGCCATTGCGGAGATTTTCCCGCGGGCCGTGCACGAGATAGCGTGCGCGGTTTACACCCCCGAACAATGCCACGCGTGGTCGGAAACGAAGCCCAACCCCGATCATTGGCGGCAACGCTGTGAGCAGAAACAGCCATTTATTTATGAGCGCGACGGAGAAGTAGTCGGCTTTCTGGAGCTGGAGCCCGATGGTCATATCGATTGCTGCTACGTCCACCCGAAGGCCGCGCGCAGTGGCGTGGGAACGGCTCTCATCCAGCATGCGGTCGCCACGGCCTTTGCCCGCGGACTCGACCGCCTGCATGTCGAGGCCTCCATTTGCGCGAAGCCCGTTTTTGAGAAGCAGGGCTTTCGAGTCCTTTACGAAAACAATGTGAACATACGCGG